One Saccharomyces kudriavzevii IFO 1802 strain IFO1802 genome assembly, chromosome: 4 genomic region harbors:
- the MFB1 gene encoding Mfb1p (similar to Saccharomyces cerevisiae MFB1 (YDR219C); ancestral locus Anc_8.430), translating into MSSFSHNMQMPPEGKSLTNLPLNLLFRILSHLKMNDLQSIGKTCTLLRMLANENIVYRNAVIGSNGNMWWTKNVLVDVFDVLNINRKAMLTLNNHKISVVASLRNVQQKYKLGMLDPAKKSIGYKTNEVEGENGVSAKNPNLHSSKRTETSKERLARMAILQGMNQFIELNDKTFLTHSADSDDTYIDENNDDIHCLHELEKNTTFEEALIRKPSFTPSPTFSNYSGSSTNSVFSTSSPKLLDDDWNDSTTDFTKSREHDYKEATPSSTKSSDSIMRLRKSSKVKDKAELFEKLMFRDSRPSKTKKKDSPRVKLSSSLSIHDEDFRKIICPPSEVLPKVNQRSFSRGYLEEIDRHDLDHANEQVNSSAIKRINSRKIADYEQLIQRENSPDSKKVSEKNDENKLQRSNTSPVKEMSKSHHRSKLKAVVTNDSKICYRKIDLDNSNNSNADDRVIKQLDANTNSNI; encoded by the coding sequence atgtcatcattttctCATAATATGCAGATGCCGCCAGAGGGAAAGTCTTTGACAAACTTACCGTTGAACCTGTTATTCCGAATATTATCACACCTGAAAATGAATGATCTGCAAAGCATAGGGAAGACTTGCACTTTATTGAGAATGCTGGCGAATGAAAACATCGTTTACAGAAATGCTGTTATCGGCTCAAACGGCAACATGTGGTGGACAAAAAATGTTCTTGTTGACGTTTTTGATGTCTTAAACATTAACAGAAAGGCAATGCTAACGCTGAATAATCATAAAATTTCCGTGGTGGCATCATTAAGAAATGTTCAGCAAAAATATAAACTGGGCATGCTAGATCCGGCCAAGAAATCAATAGGTTATAAGACCAATGAAGTCGAAGGTGAAAATGGTGTCTCTGCcaaaaatccaaatttACATTCAAGCAAGCGCACAGAAACATCAAAGGAGCGACTTGCTCGTATGGCAATACTGCAAGGAATGAATCAGTTTATTGAACTGAATGATAAGACATTTCTGACACATTCAGCAGACTCTGACGACACATACAtagatgaaaataatgatgacaTACATTGCCTTCATGAGTTGGAAAAGAACACTACCTTTGAGGAAGCCCTGATCAGGAAACCATCCTTCACCCCATCTCCAACATTTTCTAATTATTCTGGAAGTTCTACAAATTCAGTAttttctacttcttctCCCAAGCTACTGGACGATGACTGGAATGACAGTACAACTGATTTCACTAAATCGCGAGAGCATGATTACAAAGAAGCAACGCCTTCGTCTACCAAATCATCTGATTCCATCATGAGGCTGAGAAAATCTAGCAAAGTCAAGGACAAAGCAgaattatttgaaaaattgatgttTAGAGATAGCAGACCAtcaaaaaccaaaaaaaaggatagTCCAAGAGTGAAGTTATCCAGTTCGTTAAGTATTCATGACGAAGActttagaaaaattatatGTCCTCCATCTGAAGTTCTACCGAAAGTTAACCAAAGAAGTTTCTCAAGGGGTTACTTAGAGGAAATTGATAGGCATGATCTTGACCATGCCAATGAGCAGGTGAATTCTTCAGcgataaaaagaataaatagTAGAAAAATAGCGGATTATGAACAACTAAtacaaagagaaaatagTCCTGATAGTAAAAAAGTATcagagaaaaatgatgaaaacaaacttCAGAGGAGTAATACCTCTCCAGTAAAAGAAATGTCAAAATCCCACCACAGGAGCAAATTAAAGGCCGTTGTTACTAATGATAGTAAAATTTGCTATCGGAAAATCGATTTGGATAATTCGAATAACTCAAACGCGGATGATCGTGTAATTAAACAACTTGATGCCAATACTAACTCTAATATATAA
- the GTB1 gene encoding Gtb1p (similar to Saccharomyces cerevisiae GTB1 (YDR221W); ancestral locus Anc_8.431), with amino-acid sequence MVSTSLLFLLVIEQAPLVLTLQPFLGNKPEYIIGVPREKQHLYASNEPDLTKWHCLSGDNIVLNLNQINDGVCDCPDGSDEPGTAACEDDVFQKVAEQSSEMGKYFFCDNKNFISRYIRISEVADGICDCCDCSDEMLSGYKPFDVGSDCSQLKNEFDAMASAELLSYQKGKMALNALEKKYGVKEDVSVSEFSTEKDKQQLSDKITSLSNKLAKEKTKLYQARRNYFGQLEIQDPILYRFEQLNISVLASEVYSSFAMVSLVSKSYEDIVKILNELSEGYESSLNDKVVNDNVKKFRKLKRQAERAKITADSAIDEEQRENLCLFFTKEVPKIFLERKSEHSLRYVIGKSNFVQALIVGKINYTKDILEYVSEFRSVMDDISRNYNVNFQDAAVKAAVDSYNHYLSEHGTLTKETNMRPSAILLELLNEMTSFVNENAPKILPSDTAESDQGANDHHNGTFGGLRNWLWAGLPKIDLFSSRANLITLEKQFRSYEAAVAQLDIKLEFKKAYQKILHDTPSEGNDATAAELTELLKRMGSQSYCIEDVLDSYSYKICLQKPMVEGTICQSEDKSGGKKVLIGHFKTLGFDADLNMNKYVEHLKATYGESSDLTSNLASMREGDDKAQYYIFGNLNELNNGLVLQYEDGDQCWNGPRRSATVFVRCSDTFKIRSVHEVTKCNYIFDVTGPMGCNKTFEYEPPKFNLGN; translated from the coding sequence ATGGTGAGTACATCTCTGTTATTTCTGCTGGTAATTGAGCAAGCGCCCCTTGTATTGACATTACAGCCATTCCTAGGAAATAAAcctgaatatataatagGTGTTCCGAGGGAAAAGCAGCACCTCTATGCATCAAATGAACCAGATCTGACTAAATGGCACTGTTTGAGCGGTGATAATATCGTGTTGAATCTGAATCAGATCAATGATGGGGTTTGTGACTGTCCTGATGGTTCTGACGAGCCTGGCACCGCCGCTTGCGAGGATGATGTATTTCAAAAGGTTGCAGAACAAAGCAGTGAGATGGGTaagtactttttttgtGATAATAAGAACTTTATTTCAAGATATATACGAATATCAGAGGTAGCAGATGGTATTTGTGATTGTTGTGACTGTTCTGATGAAATGCTGTCTGGATATAAACCTTTCGATGTTGGATCCGATTGCTCTCAACTAAAAAACGAATTTGATGCTATGGCCTCCGCCGAATTGCTTAGCTATCAGAAGGGTAAAATGGCTTTAAATgcattggaaaagaaatacgGTGTAAAGGAAGATGTTTCGGTCAGTGAATTTTCCACTGAGAAAGATAAGCAACAGCTTTCTGACAAGATAACATCGCTCTCCAACAAACTCgcaaaggaaaaaactAAATTATATCAAGCGAGAAGAAACTATTTTGGCCAATTAGAAATTCAGGATCCGATTTTGTATCGATTTGAACAACTGAATATTAGCGTTTTGGCCTCAGAAGtttattcttcatttgCGATGGTGTCATTGGTGAGTAAAAGTTATGAAGACATAGTGAAAATTCTAAATGAACTGTCTGAAGGTTATGAATCCTCTTTGAACGATAAAGTCGTTAACGATAATGttaaaaaatttagaaaattgaaaaggcaAGCTGAAAGGGCCAAAATTACTGCGGACAGTGCCATAGATGAGGagcaaagagaaaatcTCTGTTTGTTCTTTACAAAGGAAGTGCCCAAGATATTTCTGGAAAGAAAGTCTGAACATTCCTTAAGATATGTTATAGGCAAATCTAATTTTGTTCAGGCATTAATTGTGGGTAAAATTAACTATACCAAAGATATCTTAGAATACGTTTCCGAATTTCGCTCAGTTATGGACGATATTTCTCGAAACTATAACGTCAACTTTCAAGACGCAGCAGTTAAAGCCGCCGTTGATTCATACAATCATTACTTGAGTGAACATGGCACGTTAAccaaagaaacaaatatgCGCCCATCGGCGATTCTTCTGGAACTATTGAACGAAATGACATCATTCGTCAATGAGAATGCACCCAAGATATTGCCATCAGATACTGCCGAGTCAGACCAAGGTGCGAATGATCATCACAATGGTACTTTCGGAGGCCTGCGCAACTGGCTTTGGGCAGGTTTACCTAAAATAGATCTATTCTCATCTAGGGCCAATTTAATCACGTTAGAAAAGCAATTTCGTTCTTATGAAGCCGCAGTTGCCCAACTGGACATCAAATTAGAATTCAAGAAGgcttatcaaaaaatactaCATGATACGCCAAGTGAAGGCAATGACGCGACCGCCGCAGAGCTCACGGAACTATTAAAACGAATGGGCTCTCAGTCTTACTGTATTGAAGATGTATTGGACAGCTACTCATACAAGATATGCCTCCAAAAGCCGATGGTTGAAGGCACGATATGTCAATCTGAAGACAAGTCTGGCGGcaaaaaagttttgattggccatttcaaaactttaGGGTTTGACGCAGACCTAAATATGAACAAATACGTAGAGCATTTGAAGGCCACGTATGGTGAGAGTAGTGATTTGACATCAAATTTGGCAAGCATGCGAGAGGGGGACGACAAGGCGCAGTATTACATATTTGGTAACTTGAACGAACTGAACAATGGCCTGGTATTACAATACGAAGACGGAGACCAGTGCTGGAACGGACCGCGTAGATCTGCTACTGTCTTCGTTCGCTGCAGCGACACGTTCAAAATCCGGAGTGTACACGAAGTAACCAAGTGCAACTACATATTCGACGTCACCGGGCCTATGGGCTGCAACAAGACTTTCGAATATGAGCCTCCTAAGTTCAACCTAGGCAAttga
- the CRF1 gene encoding Crf1p (similar to Saccharomyces cerevisiae CRF1 (YDR223W) and IFH1 (YLR223C); ancestral locus Anc_8.434), whose translation MVGSVPVRRKPYLSSKIVQRKTSAAASFPSTSSTIFYSSNNDDGFDLPSDSSLSGISDVESSITSVKRLILKNISRDKNQSHKFSREGRANVLEEEVSLDNGPRTEADNMSNYLLASNDRSKYVSNGPDVSFDVNFAEKLTDLPIGKNESYEGHYSDSPSKISPNEEDLGVEIIRDDSLNGCQAVSRNDDELITTQYPETESEMEFDEVALFTSIEGMNKGRKEPELFEKRLDSNNLGEDTFSTSGDNPAGESSQFSLLSMSNISSFNECLFKIRKCDEFHTSADESFNLKNAVIDAKRRYVDYLYISSREESSDSSFSSEDSRNYSLDDHHNVEEIIYRDDDSTDEDESLPLPDPKRKKIGFKACEIVDARKIGIQVPKLCIWSLSDKPFSVIDGLSTKSLYQLGDEAVICGSSSSSSNSSPINSRERQKDNQIFDNDTMLTDLLNISGSEIEKASNTYNESIREPLFEIPKRPLSSSRGRRNCSKETDTAYDRNAACDVSKHHSGVFHDEIERNARVRRGRLQLKREL comes from the coding sequence ATGGTAGGTAGTGTACCGGTGCGGCGCAAGCCATACTTATCAAGTAAAATTGtgcaaagaaaaacgaGTGCTGCTGCTTCGTTTCCATCAACCTCTTCAACTATCTTCTATTCATCTAATAATGACGATGGTTTTGATTTGCCTTCGGATTCTTCTTTAAGTGGCATTTCGGATGTAGAGAGTAGTATTACTAGCGTCAAACGATTGATATTAAAAAACATCAGTAGAGATAAAAATCAATCTCATAAATTTTCTAGGGAGGGAAGGGCAAATGTTTTGGAGGAAGAAGTGTCTCTTGATAACGGTCCTAGAACAGAAGCAGATAATATGTCTAATTATCTGCTCGCGTCAAATGACCGCAGTAAATACGTCAGTAATGGGCCCGATGTAAGTTTCGACGTAAATTTTGCCGAAAAACTTACCGATTTGCCAATAGGCAAAAACGAATCTTATGAAGGGCATTATAGTGATTCACCATCAAAAATCTCCCCGAACGAGGAAGACCTTGGAGTCGAAATTATCAGAGATGACAGTCTTAATGGTTGCCAGGCGGTGTCTAGAAATGATGACGAACTTATCACTACTCAATATCCGGAAACAGAATCTGAAATGGAATTCGATGAAGTAGCGCTTTTCACCTCTATAGAAGGTATGAATAAGGGGAGAAAAGAACCAGAATTGTTTGAAAAACGTTTGGACAGTAACAATTTGGGGGAAGACACGTTTTCAACCTCAGGGGACAACCCTGCCGGCGAAAGCAgtcaattttctttgctaAGTATGTCCAATATTTCCAGTTTCAACGAGTGTCTGTTCAAAATCAGGAAATGTGATGAGTTCCACACATCAGCTGATGAAAGTtttaatttgaaaaatgctGTTATAGATGCGAAAAGAAGGTACGTGGATTATCTTTATATCAgttcaagagaagaatcATCAGactcttccttttcttcagaagACTCGAGAAACTACAGCCTTGATGATCATCAtaatgttgaagaaatcatttACAGAGATGACGATTCAACGGATGAAGACGAGAGTCTACCACTTCCGGATccgaaaagaaagaaaattggcTTCAAAGCTTGTGAAATAGTGGATGCTAGGAAAATTGGTATACAGGTGCCAAAATTATGCATTTGGTCTCTAAGTGATAAACCTTTCAGTGTTATTGACGGATTATCTACCAAGTCGCTATACCAGTTGGGTGATGAAGCAGTTATTTGTGGAAGTTCAAGTTCaagttcaaattcaagtcCAATTAATTCACGGGAAAGACAAAAGGACAATCAGATTTTTGACAATGATACTATGTTAACCGACCTTTTAAACATAAGCGGATCTGAAATAGAGAAAGCATCCAATACTTACAATGAGTCCATACGTGAGCCATTGTTTGAAATACCAAAGAGACCGTTATCTTCTTCTAggggaagaagaaattgttcAAAAGAGACGGACACAGCTTATGATAGAAATGCCGCTTGTGATGTGAGTAAACATCATTCAGGAGTATTCCATGACGAGATAGAGAGGAATGCAAGGGTCAGAAGAGGTCGGttgcaattgaaaaggGAATTATGA
- the HTB1 gene encoding histone H2B (similar to Saccharomyces cerevisiae HTB1 (YDR224C); ancestral locus Anc_8.438): MSAKAEKKPASKAPAEKKPAAKKTSTSTDGKKRSKARKETYSSYIYKVLKQTHPDTGISQKSMSILNSFVNDIFERIATEASKLAAYNKKSTISAREIQTAVRLILPGELAKHAVSEGTRAVTKYSSSTQA, from the coding sequence ATGTCTGCTAAAGCCGAAAAGAAGCCAGCCTCCAAAGCCCCAGCTGAGAAAAAGCCAGCTGCCAAGAAGACCTCTACTTCCACTGACGGTAAAAAGAGAAGTAAGGCCAGAAAGGAAACATACTCTTCCTACATTTACAAAGTTTTGAAGCAAACTCACCCAGACACTGGTATCTCCCAAAAATCTATGTCTATTTTGAACTCTTTTGTTAAcgatatctttgaaagaattgctACTGAGGCTTCTAAATTAGCTGCTTACAACAAGAAGTCTACTATTTCTGCCAGAGAAATTCAAACTGCTGTTAGATTGATCTTACCGGGTGAATTGGCCAAGCATGCTGTCTCTGAAGGTACAAGAGCTGTTACTAAGTACTCTTCCTCTACTCAAGCATAA
- the HTA1 gene encoding histone H2A (similar to Saccharomyces cerevisiae HTA1 (YDR225W); ancestral locus Anc_8.439), producing MSGGKGGKAGSAAKASQSRSAKAGLTFPVGRVHRLLRRGNYAQRIGSGAPVYLTAVLEYLAAEILELAGNAARDNKKTRIIPRHLQLAIRNDDELNKLLGNVTIAQGGVLPNIHQNLLPKKSAKATKASQEL from the coding sequence atgtcCGGTGGTAAAGGTGGTAAAGCTGGTTCAGCTGCTAAAGCTTCTCAATCTAGATCTGCTAAGGCTGGTTTAACATTCCCAGTCGGTAGAGTGCACAGATTGCTAAGAAGAGGTAACTACGCCCAAAGAATCGGTTCTGGTGCCCCAGTCTACTTAACTGCTGTTTTAGAATATTTGGCCGCTGAAATCTTAGAATTGGCTGGTAATGCCGCCAGAGATAACAAAAAGACCAGAATTATCCCAAGACATTTGCAATTAGCCATCAGAAACGATGACGAACTAAACAAATTATTGGGTAATGTTACCATTGCGCAAGGTGGTGTTTTGCCAAACATTCACCAGAACTTGCTGCCAAAAAAGTCTGCTAAGGCTACCAAGGCTTCCCAAGAATTATAA
- the ADK1 gene encoding adenylate kinase ADK1 (similar to Saccharomyces cerevisiae ADK1 (YDR226W); ancestral locus Anc_8.441): MSSSESIRMVLIGPPGAGKGTQAPNLQERFHAAHLATGDMLRSQIAKGTQLGLEAKKIMDQGGLVSDDIMVNMIKDELSNNPACKSGFILDGFPRTIPQAEKLDQMLKEQGTPLEKAIELNVDDELLVARITGRLVHPASGRSYHKIFNPPKEDMKDDITGEALVQRSDDNAEALKKRLAAYHAQTEPIVDFYKKTGIWAGVDASQPPATVWAEILKKLGKN; this comes from the coding sequence ATGTCTAGCTCAGAATCCATCAGAATGGTCCTAATTGGCCCACCAGGTGCCGGTAAAGGTACTCAAGCTCCAAACTTGCAAGAGCGTTTCCACGCCGCTCATTTGGCTACCGGTGACATGTTAAGATCTCAAATCGCAAAGGGTACCCAATTAGGTTTGGAAGCCAAGAAAATTATGGACCAAGGTGGATTGGTCTCTGATGACATCATGGTCAACATGATCAAGGATGAATTGTCCAACAATCCAGCCTGCAAAAGCGGTTTCATCCTGGACGGTTTCCCAAGAACTATTCCTCAAGCAGAAAAATTGGATCAAATGCTGAAGGAACAAGGTACTCCTTTGGAAAAAGCCATTGAATTGAATGTTGACGATGAATTACTGGTTGCCAGAATTACCGGTAGATTAGTTCATCCAGCCTCTGGCAGATCTTACCACAAGATCTTCAACCCACCAAAGGAAGACATGAAGGACGATATCACTGGTGAAGCCTTAGTTCAGAGATCCGATGACAATGCTgaagctttgaaaaagagatTAGCTGCCTACCACGCTCAAACCGAACCAATTGTCGACTTCTACAAGAAGACTGGTATTTGGGCCGGTGTTGATGCCTCTCAACCTCCTGCTACCGTCTGGGCcgaaattttgaagaagctAGGTAAGAACTAA